One region of Primulina tabacum isolate GXHZ01 chromosome 17, ASM2559414v2, whole genome shotgun sequence genomic DNA includes:
- the LOC142531547 gene encoding baicalein 7-O-glucuronosyltransferase-like, whose product MAGTIVLYATPEHLNSMLTLAKFIVKHHQEVDVTILSTASTSAAASFAAMPSISYHRLSGAATPLPNHVTNPVELYFEIPRLHNPILLEALEEISKKSRIRAFVIDFFCNSASEVSKSLNIPTYFYVSSGGYGLCVFLYFPTIHETICGDIGVFNDFLEIPGCPRILSSDFPCGMHFRESNVYKHFLNTAINMGRSDGILVNSFDALELEAKVALVKDLCTPKSKTPPVYFLGPLIPEINSNNGATEHECLKWLDLQPARSVIFLCFGRRGMFSADQLKEMAVGLENSGHRFLWAVRSPPGIPRSPSQEEPDLDAILPKGFLERTKDRGFVLKSWAPQKEVLSHESVAGFVTHCGRSSTLESLSFGVPMICWPLYAEQKMQREFLVEGMKVALRLEMTYDGFVTAAEIEKQVRELVESEKGNQIRLRVAEMKNFAKAAAENGGSSVVDLEKFVRCLN is encoded by the coding sequence ATGGCGGGAACCATTGTCCTTTATGCTACGCCGGAGCACCTGAATTCCATGCTAACACTTGCAAAATTCATCGTCAAACACCACCAAGAAGTTGACGTCACCATCCTCAGCACTGCCTCCACCTCCGCCGCCGCCTCATTCGCAGCCATGCCCTCGATAAGCTACCACCGCCTCTCCGGAGCCGCTACTCCCCTTCCAAATCATGTCACCAATCCCGTGGAACTCTACTTCGAAATCCCACGTCTCCACAACCCTATACTACTCGAAGCCCTCGAAGAAATATCCAAGAAATCAAGAATCAGAGCTTTTGTCATTGATTTCTTTTGTAATTCAGCGTCTGAAGTTTCTAAAAGCTTGAATATACCCACTTACTTCTATGTCAGCAGCGGCGGATATGGCCTTTGCGTGTTTCTTTACTTTCCTACTATTCACGAAACCATTTGTGGAGACATAGGAGTATTCAACGATTTTCTTGAGATTCCTGGGTGTCCACGAATTCTCTCATCAGATTTTCCCTGTGGAATGCATTTTCGAGAGAGCAACGTCTACAAACATTTTCTGAACACTGCAATTAACATGGGAAGATCGGATGGGATCCTCGTGAACTCGTTTGATGCGCTCGAGCTTGAAGCTAAAGTCGCACTGGTTAAGGATTTGTGTACACCAAAATCTAAAACTCCTCCAGTTTACTTTCTTGGCCCGTTAATTCCTGAAATTAACAGCAACAACGGTGCTACTGAGCACGAATGCTTGAAATGGCTGGATTTACAGCCAGCAAGAAGCGTGATATTTCTTTGTTTTGGCAGAAGGGGTATGTTTTCGGCGGATCAGTTGAAGGAAATGGCTGTTGGTTTAGAAAACAGTGGGCATAGGTTTCTCTGGGCTGTGCGCAGTCCGCCGGGAATCCCTAGATCACCGTCGCAGGAGGAGCCAGACTTGGACGCGATTCTTCCGAAGGGGTTCTTGGAGAGAACTAAAGATAGAGGATTTGTTTTGAAGTCATGGGCTCCCCAGAAGGAGGTTCTGAGCCACGAATCCGTCGCGGGATTCGTTACACATTGCGGGCGGAGCTCGACTTTGGAATCGCTGTCGTTCGGCGTGCCGATGATCTGTTGGCCTCTGTACGCTGAGCAGAAGATGCAACGGGAATTCCTGGTGGAGGGAATGAAGGTGGCACTGCGGCTGGAGATGACGTACGATGGGTTTGTTACGGCCGCAGAGATTGAGAAGCAGGTGAGGGAGTTGGTGGAGTCGGAGAAGGGGAATCAGATCCGGCTACGTGTGGCGGAGATGAAAAATTTCGCTAAAGCAGCGGCGGAGAATGGCGGGTCTTCGGTGGTGGATTTGGAGAAGTTTGTTAGATGTCTTaattaa